The Pseudomonas asiatica genome has a segment encoding these proteins:
- a CDS encoding tyrosine-type recombinase/integrase yields MPLTALQVKNAAPREKDFGLADGGGLFLWIRAAGGKSWRFRFRLDGKQSHISLGTIDNVTLAQARQLAFDARQLVSQGRHPGLERKVARAQAAISRANTFKNLALEWHQHKSARWSEGYATDVIEAFELDIFPQVGSLPLSEIKPMQWLQVFRRIESRGALEKLRKVRQRCQEVYRFAIATGRVEYNPIADIGGALQTPTSRHYPFLPIAEIPDLIRGFQACPGHDVVKIATRLLILTGVRTAELRGAPWSEFDLENALWTIPAQRMKMRRAHLVPLPKQAVSALRELESITGGYTLAFPGRNDPAKPMSEAAINQLLKRSGYDGRATGHGFRHTMSTTLHEQGYRSEWVETQLAHVDKNSIRGTYNHAQYLEGRREMLQWYANHLDALSCGAAEISIKGRESAQ; encoded by the coding sequence ATGCCTTTGACAGCGCTGCAAGTGAAGAACGCTGCACCCCGCGAAAAGGATTTTGGCCTTGCTGACGGAGGTGGCTTATTCCTCTGGATTCGAGCCGCCGGCGGTAAGTCTTGGCGCTTCCGTTTCAGGCTGGACGGTAAGCAGTCACACATTTCTTTGGGCACTATCGACAACGTTACGTTGGCGCAGGCTCGCCAGCTTGCGTTTGATGCACGCCAGCTGGTTTCCCAGGGGCGGCATCCAGGCCTTGAGAGAAAGGTCGCTCGGGCCCAGGCGGCAATTTCTCGTGCCAATACCTTCAAAAATCTCGCATTGGAGTGGCATCAGCATAAATCTGCACGCTGGTCAGAAGGGTATGCGACTGACGTCATCGAGGCTTTTGAGCTGGACATCTTTCCGCAGGTTGGAAGCTTGCCCCTGTCTGAGATCAAGCCTATGCAGTGGTTACAGGTCTTCCGCCGCATAGAGTCACGTGGGGCTTTGGAAAAGCTACGCAAGGTTCGACAGCGCTGCCAAGAGGTGTACCGCTTTGCAATTGCCACGGGCAGGGTCGAATACAACCCCATCGCAGATATCGGAGGGGCACTTCAAACGCCTACCTCCCGGCATTATCCCTTCCTTCCTATCGCTGAAATCCCAGATCTGATTCGAGGCTTCCAGGCGTGCCCAGGTCATGACGTGGTGAAAATTGCTACCCGTTTGCTAATTCTCACGGGTGTACGGACTGCTGAGCTCAGAGGGGCGCCGTGGTCTGAGTTTGACCTCGAAAATGCCCTTTGGACGATTCCGGCTCAGCGGATGAAAATGCGCCGGGCCCATCTAGTTCCTCTGCCGAAACAAGCTGTGTCTGCACTGCGTGAGCTAGAAAGCATCACCGGTGGCTACACGCTCGCATTTCCTGGTCGGAATGACCCCGCTAAGCCGATGAGCGAGGCCGCCATCAATCAGCTGTTGAAACGCTCGGGTTACGACGGCAGAGCCACAGGGCATGGGTTCCGTCACACAATGTCTACCACCCTGCATGAGCAGGGGTACCGCAGCGAGTGGGTGGAAACCCAACTGGCGCATGTGGACAAGAACAGTATTCGAGGAACCTATAATCACGCTCAGTACCTTGAAGGGCGTCGTGAAATGCTTCAGTGGTATGCCAACCATTTAGATGCTTTGTCATGTGGGGCTGCCGAGATTTCTATTAAAGGAAGAGAGAGTGCACAGTGA
- a CDS encoding helix-turn-helix transcriptional regulator: MANQSVSPLLLRLPGVCALVGLSKSQIYRLIRAGEFPPGISLGANSVAWPAEHVNAWIAEKIKASQG; the protein is encoded by the coding sequence ATGGCTAATCAGTCTGTCTCACCATTGTTGCTTCGCCTGCCGGGAGTATGTGCCCTTGTGGGGCTGAGCAAATCTCAGATCTACCGCTTGATTCGAGCCGGTGAGTTTCCTCCGGGTATCTCACTAGGGGCGAACTCTGTGGCATGGCCAGCGGAGCATGTGAATGCGTGGATCGCTGAGAAAATTAAAGCGTCGCAGGGGTGA
- a CDS encoding replication initiator protein A, with the protein MHLSSDHARIVREARPGESWAQAEARLNGKRIQDQARPGESWQELNARRREIVASKNEEEVELVDCFITADGIAIKDCRHFMDVALFRMSKKEKRAGEVIRYNLVDGYVEVKAGPDGMATIWDYDIVLMLVSHLTESMNRFKNGRGAMPGRIFTMHVSDVLKFSQRGDGGGQSERVESALDRLKGTVVKSVFSRTVHKGKLIMREVKSESLISGYRVLSVTGIGRVDRVEIEVPNWIYSQVTRSPRSAVLTVSPEFFLIESALGRFVYRLARRAAGNDKARWGFRTIYERSGITRFKEFCRSLRNLIKLNNLPEYELHEEAGQSGPQLLMTRRGWDSGCG; encoded by the coding sequence ATGCATTTGTCATCCGATCATGCGCGTATCGTAAGGGAGGCTCGTCCAGGTGAATCTTGGGCGCAAGCTGAGGCTAGGCTTAATGGAAAGCGAATCCAAGATCAAGCGCGTCCAGGTGAATCATGGCAGGAGTTAAATGCTAGACGTCGTGAAATTGTCGCAAGTAAAAATGAGGAAGAGGTTGAGTTGGTTGATTGTTTTATAACAGCTGACGGTATTGCGATAAAAGATTGTCGGCATTTTATGGATGTTGCGTTGTTTCGCATGTCCAAAAAGGAAAAGCGTGCTGGTGAAGTTATCAGGTATAACTTGGTGGATGGCTATGTCGAGGTGAAAGCTGGACCGGATGGAATGGCAACGATCTGGGACTACGATATTGTGCTGATGCTGGTATCGCATTTGACCGAGTCAATGAATCGCTTTAAAAATGGCCGTGGGGCAATGCCGGGTCGTATTTTTACAATGCATGTCTCGGATGTGCTTAAGTTTAGCCAGCGCGGCGATGGTGGTGGTCAGTCGGAAAGAGTTGAATCAGCATTGGATCGTTTGAAAGGCACTGTAGTCAAAAGCGTGTTTTCTCGTACTGTGCATAAAGGGAAGCTCATAATGCGTGAGGTGAAAAGTGAGAGTTTGATTAGTGGCTACCGTGTGCTTTCCGTCACAGGCATCGGTAGAGTAGATCGCGTTGAGATTGAAGTGCCTAATTGGATCTATTCGCAGGTGACTCGCAGTCCAAGATCTGCAGTTCTGACTGTGAGTCCAGAGTTTTTTCTTATCGAGTCCGCTCTAGGGCGCTTTGTTTATCGTTTGGCTCGACGTGCGGCGGGGAATGACAAGGCTCGGTGGGGATTCCGAACGATATATGAGCGAAGCGGTATTACTCGATTTAAGGAGTTTTGTCGATCTTTGAGAAATCTTATTAAGTTGAATAACCTCCCAGAGTATGAATTGCACGAGGAGGCAGGACAATCCGGTCCGCAACTGCTCATGACACGACGGGGGTGGGATTCGGGCTGTGGATAA
- a CDS encoding site-specific integrase: MAKFAKPTKQAASVMKKLQGTHIRSVGTVRNYEQRLVRITAYLQQHRLGSLREMTPDSAISYLQQRATTVGQKTLDMERQALQAMMQHVTLQLPLGRSLEVIKSSATARPSTKQHPTLGRRLANQTRAYNREQMTLIASRQAPHNSLATEIAYAAGLRAHELLSLQRTHRRVADERPAHGMKFAGIRETTISYTVHGKGGLVREVRIPIPLAQRLERSRLATPRVVKDRGISYQQFYAIGGGQPWSKSVSAASKEALGWSNGAHGLRHTYAQERMASLQRHLTRKQALEVVSQELGHFRAEITEVYLR, from the coding sequence GTGGCTAAGTTTGCCAAGCCTACAAAGCAAGCTGCATCCGTGATGAAAAAGCTCCAGGGCACCCACATTCGATCCGTGGGCACTGTCCGTAACTACGAGCAGCGGTTGGTACGCATCACCGCCTACCTACAGCAGCATCGCTTAGGCAGCCTCCGCGAAATGACCCCTGATAGCGCGATTAGCTACCTTCAGCAAAGAGCGACGACCGTGGGTCAGAAAACACTCGATATGGAGCGTCAGGCTCTCCAGGCCATGATGCAGCACGTCACCCTACAACTGCCGCTAGGCCGGTCTCTAGAAGTAATTAAAAGCAGCGCGACCGCTCGCCCCAGCACGAAGCAGCACCCGACTTTGGGTCGCCGTCTGGCCAACCAAACACGAGCCTATAACCGCGAGCAGATGACACTGATCGCCTCTCGGCAAGCTCCTCACAACTCGCTTGCGACAGAGATTGCATATGCAGCGGGTCTCCGTGCTCATGAATTGCTGAGTCTCCAAAGAACTCATCGCCGTGTAGCGGATGAACGTCCAGCGCACGGGATGAAGTTTGCTGGAATTCGGGAAACGACCATCAGCTACACGGTCCACGGCAAGGGTGGCCTGGTCCGCGAGGTGCGCATCCCAATACCTCTGGCTCAACGCTTGGAAAGGAGCCGGTTGGCAACGCCACGGGTCGTAAAGGATCGCGGTATCAGCTACCAGCAATTCTATGCAATTGGCGGCGGCCAGCCATGGAGCAAAAGCGTTAGCGCTGCATCGAAGGAAGCTCTCGGTTGGTCAAATGGTGCCCACGGGTTACGGCACACGTACGCTCAAGAGCGAATGGCTTCGCTACAACGTCACCTCACACGGAAACAAGCGTTGGAGGTCGTTTCTCAAGAACTTGGTCACTTCCGGGCCGAAATTACCGAGGTCTACCTGCGTTGA
- a CDS encoding tyrosine-type recombinase/integrase, with protein MSKLVILPERRLTAAQFQTLAEVPAAVEWFANIVNPRTRRAYQGDLEDFCGFVGLAAAEEFRAITRAHVLAWRAQLEQRGLAGATIRRKLAALASLFDHLLECNAVAGGNPVHGVKRPKIETNEGKTPALGDHQAKALLDAPSADSLKGLRDRAILAVLLYHGLRREECAQLQLSDLQERRGIKHLRILGKGGKLRFLPLHPVAAERIHAYLEKSGHHLLEPQGPLFVPLRGRSTGTGITANGIYTLVGKYAKCAGIEVAGLGVHGLRATAATNALEHEADIAKVQAWLGHANISTTRIYDRRQQRPEDSPTFKVRY; from the coding sequence ATGTCGAAGCTTGTTATCCTGCCTGAACGCCGGCTGACCGCTGCCCAGTTTCAAACCCTGGCTGAGGTTCCGGCTGCGGTGGAGTGGTTTGCCAATATCGTTAACCCCCGCACCCGGCGTGCCTACCAGGGTGACCTTGAAGACTTCTGCGGCTTCGTAGGCTTAGCCGCGGCGGAGGAGTTCCGCGCCATCACCCGGGCACATGTCTTGGCCTGGCGTGCTCAGCTCGAGCAGCGTGGACTGGCCGGAGCGACCATCCGCCGCAAGCTAGCCGCGCTGGCCAGCCTGTTCGATCATCTGCTGGAGTGCAATGCTGTCGCCGGTGGCAATCCAGTACATGGGGTCAAGAGGCCCAAGATCGAAACGAATGAAGGGAAGACACCGGCTCTGGGAGACCACCAGGCTAAAGCGCTGCTGGATGCGCCATCGGCGGACTCGCTCAAGGGGCTACGAGATAGGGCCATTCTCGCTGTTCTGCTGTATCACGGCCTGCGTCGTGAGGAATGTGCGCAGCTGCAGCTGAGCGATCTGCAGGAGCGGAGAGGTATCAAGCACCTGCGGATTTTGGGCAAAGGTGGAAAGCTGCGTTTCTTGCCGCTGCATCCCGTGGCCGCCGAGCGAATCCATGCCTATTTAGAAAAGTCCGGTCATCACTTGCTCGAGCCCCAGGGGCCGCTGTTTGTACCGTTGCGGGGACGCTCGACCGGCACCGGCATTACAGCCAATGGCATCTACACCTTGGTAGGAAAATATGCGAAATGCGCCGGGATCGAGGTCGCGGGTTTGGGTGTGCATGGTCTGCGTGCGACCGCGGCCACAAATGCCCTGGAGCATGAAGCCGACATTGCTAAGGTCCAGGCTTGGCTGGGCCATGCCAACATCAGTACTACCCGGATCTACGACCGCCGTCAGCAGCGGCCAGAAGACTCCCCAACCTTCAAAGTGCGCTACTAG
- a CDS encoding type II toxin-antitoxin system RelE/ParE family toxin, with the protein MAEVSKLVDFCGSSKKDISDFPLAVRDRVIYQLDLLKHGDDPSNFKPVKTVGPGVYEIKIRAKEGAFRVFYVVNRAAVISVLHAFQKTTEKTEKRDIDLAKKRLKSLG; encoded by the coding sequence ATGGCCGAGGTATCGAAGTTAGTAGATTTTTGTGGCAGCAGTAAGAAAGATATTTCAGATTTTCCTCTCGCAGTCCGTGATCGGGTGATTTATCAGCTTGACCTACTGAAGCATGGAGACGATCCATCCAACTTCAAACCAGTCAAGACTGTAGGACCTGGCGTTTACGAGATCAAAATCCGAGCAAAGGAAGGGGCTTTTCGCGTGTTTTATGTGGTGAATCGAGCAGCCGTGATCTCGGTATTGCATGCGTTTCAAAAAACCACTGAAAAGACGGAAAAGCGTGACATTGATCTTGCAAAAAAGAGATTGAAGTCACTGGGCTAA
- a CDS encoding helix-turn-helix domain-containing protein translates to MTNERQTNLWGALVESPEEAANLQVRSTLMREITRKVRSWGLAQKDAAQRLNVTQPRLNDLLKGKIDKFSLDALVKMLPGAGLQIEVIVKEQSAA, encoded by the coding sequence ATGACAAACGAACGCCAAACCAATCTTTGGGGTGCGTTGGTTGAGTCGCCGGAAGAAGCCGCAAACCTACAAGTGCGTTCAACGCTGATGCGGGAAATTACTCGAAAAGTACGTTCTTGGGGGCTTGCTCAGAAGGACGCAGCGCAGAGATTGAACGTAACGCAACCTCGGCTGAACGATTTGCTGAAAGGGAAAATTGATAAATTTTCCCTGGATGCTCTGGTAAAGATGCTGCCTGGCGCAGGCCTTCAGATTGAAGTGATAGTGAAAGAGCAATCTGCAGCATAA